The sequence below is a genomic window from Streptomyces sp. B21-105.
ACCCGGGACTGATCCACAGGTATCGAGCATTGCTCGTATGAACGACGCCTCCCGGCACATGCAGCACTACCTGGAGAACACAGGGGAGCCGCTGGATCTGCCAGTGGACAAGATGATGCACGATGACGAGGGCCTGCGTATCCACGCCGAGGAGGCGATCCGCGGGAAGCAGGACGCCTGGCGGGCACAGGCGCTGGAGGAGTTCCGGCGCAACGGAGGGGAGCCCGTCGCCCTGCCGGTGGAGACCAACAACAGCGACTACAGCTTCCCCCAGGGCACCCAGGACAACTGGTTCTACGCGGTCGGCTCCACTCGCACGAACGTCACCGGCGTGGTGACCGTCGTGCCGGGTGCCGACGGAGAGCCGAAAGTGGGTCTGGACTACCAGGTCAACGCCTGGGACCGGTACAACTGGGACCAGGGCAAGGGCGTCACGATCGGCCCGCTCAGCATTCCCGACGGTCAGCCGGCCCGGTTGCACGCCACCGGTCTCGCCCAGGAATTCGACATGCGGGGCAGCAGTTCCGTGAAGCACTACGATCTCGGTTCCGCGACGCCGAACGGCGATCCGCTGCCCGCGCCGGACGATCCGGGTCGTGACGGCAGTAGGCAGGACCCGGGCAGGGAGAGGACAAAGCGTTGAACCGCGTGGCCGCGGCAGTTCCGGCGCCGGGAAGGAGGCCCCGGCGGACGGGTGTGCGCAGGACGGTTCTCGTTCTCGCCCTGGCGTTGACCGTCGTGGCCGGGGTGGTCGTCACCCTGGCGCTGGTCGGTGACGGCGCTGTGTCCCGGGCGGCCGGCAAGGAGAAGGACTGCTGCTGGGAGAAGGGCGTCACGCCAGCCGCACTGGCCGGCCGGATCGGTCTCGGGATCCCCGAAGAGGCAACGGACCTGAGGGCCGCGGTGAAGGCCAACTCCCGTCACACCACCGGGATTGTGGCCTTCACGCTGCCCGAGGACGTCGCGGCCGGCTATCTCTCCCGCATGGTGCCCGAAGACACCGAGCTGATCGCCAACATCGCTCCGAAGCCCGACGCGTACAAGGGCGACGCTCCGTTCACGCACCTGGGGCTGACAGAGCCGGAGACGATCACCTCGCATCTGGGGAAGACCGAGCTGTGCCCGGAGGACACGAGCACCCCCGAGGGAAAGCATCTACGCCACTGTGTCGACCTCTATGCCCACGAGTTCGCCCCGGGCCGCACCAGGATCTACGTCAGGTCGACCGGCGTGGGCAGCGGCTGAGACCCCCATGGGCACGTGCCTGCCGGCCGCGTATGTGCCGGTCCCGAGAGTCTGGGTTCTGGGCAAATTCAATACGCCGTGCCAGAAGCCGCCTGGCGCAAGAGCAGCTACAGCACAGGTGGCGGCGGAGAGTGCCTGGAGGTCGCTGCCGTTCCCGGAGCCGTACTGGTCCGGGACTCCAAGCGCCCGGAAGGTGAGCGTCTGGCTGTCGGGGCCGAGGCGTGGGCGGGCTTTGTGCGGATGGCCGCAGCGCGCTGAACTGAGCGAGAACTGACGACGGGGCCCGGTGCGTGCAGTGGAGCA
It includes:
- a CDS encoding DUF397 domain-containing protein, whose translation is MPEAAWRKSSYSTGGGGECLEVAAVPGAVLVRDSKRPEGERLAVGAEAWAGFVRMAAAR